Proteins encoded in a region of the Candidatus Nanosynbacter sp. HMT-352 genome:
- a CDS encoding GtrA family protein: MQEILKKHADKLRFLIVGSTNTVLDFGILFSLTIFLNIPKEFANFISTFVAFLFSFFANKKYTFKSTSQNLKKQFLLFAAVTLFGLWVIQTIIIAIITPIFISFGLNKSLALLISKLAATVVGLVWNYVLYSRIVFKDTKNSSD; this comes from the coding sequence ATGCAGGAAATATTAAAAAAACACGCCGATAAATTAAGATTTCTTATCGTTGGCAGTACTAATACAGTGTTAGATTTTGGCATACTTTTTAGCCTAACAATCTTCTTAAATATCCCAAAAGAGTTTGCTAATTTTATATCAACATTCGTTGCTTTTTTGTTCTCGTTTTTTGCAAATAAAAAATACACTTTTAAGTCAACATCTCAAAACTTGAAAAAACAATTTCTTTTATTCGCCGCAGTTACACTATTTGGTTTATGGGTAATTCAGACAATTATTATCGCTATTATCACACCGATATTCATAAGCTTCGGATTAAATAAATCACTTGCTCTATTAATTAGCAAGCTGGCTGCCACAGTAGTCGGCCTCGTCTGGAATTACGTTCTATACTCCAGAATAGTCTTTAAAGACACTAAGAACTCTTCTGACTAA
- a CDS encoding Jag family protein, protein MDQIETVEFVKKYLEDLLTFFDLNLEVSVKIEDGIVVASIPHSERSSILIGRNAETLRSIQNLLSTALRHKEASTVRVNLDIADYKKQHAEKIAEKARGWIEEVRRTGESKVVDLNAADRWTVHHLAGEYSDIDTHSEGEGRERRLIISQKSS, encoded by the coding sequence ATGGACCAAATTGAAACGGTTGAATTTGTAAAAAAATATTTAGAGGATTTGCTAACATTCTTTGACTTGAATCTGGAAGTTTCGGTAAAAATCGAAGATGGAATTGTTGTAGCTTCAATTCCACATAGTGAGCGAAGTAGCATTTTAATTGGTAGAAATGCGGAAACATTGCGTAGTATTCAGAATCTTTTGTCGACGGCGCTTCGTCATAAAGAGGCGTCAACTGTTCGGGTGAATTTGGATATTGCGGACTATAAAAAGCAGCACGCTGAAAAAATCGCCGAAAAGGCGCGCGGCTGGATTGAAGAAGTTCGACGAACTGGCGAATCAAAGGTGGTGGATTTGAATGCTGCTGATCGCTGGACGGTGCATCACTTGGCTGGTGAATATAGTGATATTGATACGCATTCTGAAGGTGAAGGTCGCGAACGACGGCTAATTATTAGTCAGAAGAGTTCTTAG
- a CDS encoding YidC/Oxa1 family membrane protein insertase, translated as MSFFDEFIVRPILNLLMAIYSIIPDFGVSIIIFTIIVRLLLWPLIKKQLHQAKAMRKMQPELVKIKKQYAKNPQMRNLAMMELYKKHNISAFGSIGVMIIQFPILIAMYRVVQIFVSSRTDLGKYVYDFMKNLPVANNLVNNPDQFNQNFLGIIDLTQHAISKSGIVFGLVVLAAVAAYLQYLTSKQLSPQSDSNRKLRDILAEAGDGKEADQTEVNAIMTRKMMKFMPVMMFFIIVYLPAALALYLTTASAVGYLQNYIIFKQDSKEMQEIADKKSKASTKIDKRVKKATEARITRIKAKD; from the coding sequence ATGAGTTTTTTTGATGAGTTTATCGTTCGACCGATTTTAAATTTACTAATGGCTATTTATAGTATAATTCCAGATTTTGGTGTTAGTATTATTATATTTACAATTATAGTAAGACTTTTACTTTGGCCGCTAATTAAGAAGCAACTTCATCAAGCAAAGGCAATGCGTAAAATGCAGCCAGAGTTGGTGAAGATCAAAAAGCAGTACGCGAAGAATCCACAAATGCGTAATTTAGCGATGATGGAACTTTATAAAAAGCATAATATTAGTGCTTTTGGATCAATCGGTGTTATGATTATTCAGTTTCCGATTTTGATTGCAATGTATCGAGTGGTGCAGATTTTTGTTTCTAGTCGAACCGACTTGGGAAAATATGTTTATGATTTTATGAAAAATCTGCCGGTTGCTAATAATTTAGTAAATAATCCAGATCAGTTTAATCAGAATTTCCTGGGAATTATAGATTTGACACAACACGCAATATCAAAGAGTGGTATTGTTTTTGGCTTGGTTGTTTTGGCAGCAGTCGCGGCGTATTTGCAATATTTAACTTCAAAACAATTGTCACCTCAATCTGATAGCAATCGTAAATTGCGTGACATTTTAGCTGAGGCTGGCGATGGAAAAGAAGCAGATCAGACAGAAGTAAATGCTATTATGACACGAAAAATGATGAAATTTATGCCAGTAATGATGTTCTTCATTATTGTATATTTGCCAGCGGCTTTGGCTCTTTATTTGACAACAGCCAGCGCTGTGGGATATCTCCAGAACTATATCATCTTCAAGCAAGACTCTAAAGAAATGCAAGAAATTGCAGATAAAAAATCTAAAGCATCGACAAAAATTGACAAACGTGTTAAAAAGGCTACAGAGGCCAGGATAACTCGGATCAAGGCTAAGGATTAA
- the rnpA gene encoding ribonuclease P protein component — protein sequence MLQQCNRFHGHGSLKFVYKNGQAVRSSIATIKYVKNPYRNHSRFAVVVSKKVLKSAVRRNRIRRRVYEIIRLELTNMKNDQDVAVIIFSAEVLLMSHKDLKQTIKNLFSQAQLYK from the coding sequence ATGTTACAACAATGTAATAGATTTCACGGTCATGGCAGTTTGAAGTTTGTCTATAAAAATGGACAGGCGGTTCGTTCGTCTATAGCTACAATAAAATACGTGAAAAATCCGTATCGAAATCACAGCAGGTTTGCGGTTGTTGTTAGTAAAAAAGTTTTAAAATCAGCAGTACGTCGGAATCGCATACGTCGACGTGTTTATGAAATTATTCGCTTGGAACTTACTAATATGAAAAATGATCAAGACGTGGCTGTTATTATATTTTCGGCGGAGGTTCTATTGATGTCACATAAAGACCTGAAGCAGACGATAAAGAATCTTTTCTCTCAAGCTCAACTGTATAAATAG
- the rpmH gene encoding 50S ribosomal protein L34, translating into MPKRTFQPHTRHRAKTHGFRARVSTKAGRMVLKRRRLKGRAKIAI; encoded by the coding sequence ATGCCAAAGCGAACATTTCAACCACACACCCGACATCGCGCAAAGACGCATGGTTTTAGGGCACGAGTTTCTACCAAGGCTGGTAGAATGGTTTTGAAGCGCCGCCGCCTAAAGGGTCGCGCTAAAATTGCTATTTAA
- the dnaA gene encoding chromosomal replication initiator protein DnaA, with amino-acid sequence MDSHAVWQGVLGEIEVTVSSSSFTAWFKNTKLEIISDKEVLIIAPNIFARTQLEKRFHPQILEALSHNGINAPSISYNVESSNKKPRVNREVDKSDQPKPAKPLILPSKRSHSSNLNPRYTFDSFIVGSSNDLAYAACQAVAAHPGEKYNPLYLYGGSGLGKTHLMQAVGNEIIKKQPSARVLYITTETFVNEFLDSIRFKKKGFSDKYRNVDVLIVDDMQFIAGKEKTQDEFFHTFNDLHQNNKQIIISSDKPPKSIPTLTDRLRSRFEWGMAIDIQMPDYETRCAIVKAKAELSNTELDSDVVEYLATNFKTNIRELEGALNRLLAYAEMQNFTPDLAAAEGILGDIKRNRPQHITAKQIIDKTARYYNIDVKDICSSRRDKFIAMPRQIAMFLLRSELKMSFPKIAQELGRKDHTTAMHSIEKITKESLTNISIREQINDIKDKLYVH; translated from the coding sequence GTGGATAGTCATGCAGTTTGGCAGGGTGTTTTAGGTGAGATTGAAGTGACTGTATCATCTTCGTCGTTTACTGCGTGGTTCAAAAATACCAAATTGGAAATAATCTCCGACAAAGAAGTTCTTATAATTGCGCCGAATATTTTCGCTAGGACTCAACTTGAAAAGCGATTTCATCCGCAAATATTGGAAGCTCTGTCACATAACGGCATTAATGCCCCGTCTATTTCTTATAATGTCGAATCTAGCAATAAAAAACCACGCGTTAATCGTGAAGTTGATAAAAGTGATCAACCAAAACCAGCAAAACCATTAATCTTACCATCAAAAAGATCTCATTCTAGCAATCTTAATCCTAGATATACATTCGACAGTTTCATTGTTGGCTCAAGTAACGATTTGGCCTATGCTGCTTGCCAAGCGGTCGCCGCACATCCGGGGGAAAAATATAATCCGCTTTATCTTTACGGAGGTTCTGGACTTGGTAAAACTCACTTAATGCAGGCTGTTGGTAACGAGATAATTAAAAAACAACCTTCGGCGCGCGTGCTTTATATTACTACGGAAACGTTTGTTAATGAGTTTCTAGATTCTATTCGATTTAAGAAAAAAGGTTTTTCTGATAAATATCGCAATGTCGATGTCTTAATTGTCGATGATATGCAATTTATCGCTGGGAAAGAAAAAACTCAAGACGAATTTTTCCATACATTTAACGATCTTCATCAGAACAATAAGCAAATTATTATTAGCTCAGACAAACCTCCAAAAAGCATTCCTACTCTAACCGATCGTTTGCGCAGTCGATTTGAATGGGGTATGGCAATTGATATTCAGATGCCCGATTATGAAACTCGTTGCGCTATCGTTAAGGCAAAAGCTGAACTCAGTAACACTGAACTAGATTCCGATGTCGTAGAATATCTAGCGACCAACTTTAAGACAAACATTCGTGAGCTGGAAGGCGCCTTGAATCGACTGCTTGCTTATGCGGAAATGCAGAATTTCACACCTGATTTAGCGGCAGCTGAAGGAATTTTGGGAGATATTAAACGTAACAGACCACAACATATAACTGCCAAACAGATAATCGATAAGACGGCACGCTATTATAATATTGATGTAAAAGATATATGCTCATCAAGGCGTGACAAATTTATCGCGATGCCAAGACAAATTGCGATGTTCCTTCTACGTAGTGAGCTGAAAATGAGTTTTCCGAAAATTGCCCAAGAGCTTGGACGAAAAGACCACACAACCGCTATGCATTCAATCGAGAAGATTACTAAAGAAAGTCTTACTAATATCAGTATTCGCGAGCAAATTAACGACATCAAGGATAAATTATATGTTCATTAA
- the dnaN gene encoding DNA polymerase III subunit beta has protein sequence MKVSVTQEKLAKALNLIKDIASSRNELPILNNILLRTDGGRLLIAGTNLEIASTQYIGAKIEDHGSITIPARLVSEFITNLPSGPVELETKNEHLHITSGKFSSVINGVVADEYPELPTIDEKTAIQYEIDVEDLKKAIIQTKLAVSSDVTRAVLTGVYWHNYEGSLYLAATDGYRLAEKRLIKSDNEVSAIIPASTLAEVSKSVGDEKKITVLFDDSQVCFKTGDMEIVSRLIDGKFPDYRQLIPSTAETEIVIKKSDFSRVTKIAALFARESGGGITITASEEDSLLSIHSIASELGENTSEATAKISADGQVTLNSRYLTEVLNIIDADEIVFSFNGKLSPCVIREQIKNPDYTHIIMPLKS, from the coding sequence ATGAAAGTATCAGTCACCCAAGAAAAACTTGCAAAAGCACTTAACCTAATTAAAGATATCGCATCAAGTCGCAATGAACTGCCGATATTGAATAATATTTTACTTCGCACTGATGGAGGAAGGTTATTGATTGCTGGAACGAATTTGGAAATTGCTTCTACTCAATACATTGGTGCGAAAATTGAAGATCATGGGTCTATTACAATCCCTGCCCGATTGGTATCAGAGTTCATTACGAACTTACCAAGCGGTCCAGTGGAACTTGAAACTAAAAACGAACATTTGCATATAACTTCAGGAAAATTCTCATCAGTTATCAATGGCGTGGTAGCTGACGAGTATCCTGAGCTGCCTACAATTGATGAAAAGACCGCTATACAATATGAAATTGACGTTGAGGATCTTAAGAAAGCTATAATCCAAACGAAGTTGGCTGTCAGCTCTGACGTCACGCGAGCAGTTCTTACGGGAGTTTATTGGCATAATTATGAAGGATCGCTATATTTGGCTGCTACTGATGGCTACAGGTTGGCAGAAAAGCGTCTGATAAAGTCAGACAATGAAGTGTCGGCCATTATTCCCGCCTCTACTTTAGCGGAAGTCAGTAAGAGTGTTGGCGATGAGAAGAAAATTACGGTTCTTTTTGATGATTCTCAAGTTTGTTTTAAGACGGGAGATATGGAAATTGTTAGTCGATTAATTGACGGGAAATTCCCTGATTATCGTCAATTAATTCCATCAACTGCCGAAACTGAGATTGTTATTAAGAAGTCTGATTTTAGTCGAGTTACGAAAATTGCAGCGTTATTTGCGCGTGAATCTGGTGGTGGAATTACAATTACCGCGTCAGAGGAGGACTCTCTGCTTTCTATTCATTCGATTGCGTCTGAACTTGGCGAGAATACCTCAGAGGCAACAGCCAAAATATCCGCAGACGGTCAAGTAACACTTAATTCACGCTATCTAACGGAAGTTTTGAATATTATTGACGCAGATGAAATAGTATTTTCGTTCAATGGCAAATTGTCGCCGTGCGTAATTCGAGAGCAGATAAAAAATCCTGATTATACGCACATTATTATGCCGCTTAAGAGCTAA
- a CDS encoding PEGA domain-containing protein: MFNIFTQLDRKVKIAIISFVGISISLIIYAIYLLQFDATIYVYSIPDNLTMSYGDVKNQRISSRKDIKVKHGNHKFTFSANGFESYTTEININKNEKKNIIFALEPITDEAKKEYAKDKYTDIKEGIAGKKSREATRQLENKNPAIKSLPIHSKDFYIFPCDRYRSEGDKTIGICITVTDYFNRSQIDDAFAKLKEKGINQEDYDIKVNNRIWPTEKEKSTGAAVQCRGSNPDWCYTYRDI, from the coding sequence ATGTTCAATATTTTTACGCAATTAGATCGCAAAGTTAAGATTGCTATTATTTCATTTGTGGGAATATCCATCTCACTTATAATCTACGCAATTTATCTGCTGCAATTCGATGCCACGATATACGTATATTCCATACCTGACAACTTGACGATGTCTTATGGCGACGTAAAAAACCAGCGAATTTCATCCAGGAAAGATATTAAAGTAAAGCACGGTAACCATAAATTTACTTTCTCAGCTAACGGATTTGAAAGTTATACTACAGAAATAAATATTAACAAAAACGAGAAGAAAAACATCATATTTGCCTTAGAACCTATTACAGATGAAGCTAAAAAAGAATACGCAAAAGACAAATATACTGATATTAAAGAGGGTATAGCTGGTAAAAAAAGTAGAGAAGCCACCCGTCAATTGGAAAATAAAAATCCCGCTATTAAATCACTACCTATCCATAGTAAAGATTTTTACATATTTCCATGTGATAGATACAGATCTGAAGGAGATAAAACAATAGGAATCTGCATAACTGTTACCGACTATTTCAATCGATCTCAGATTGATGATGCATTCGCGAAATTAAAAGAAAAAGGAATAAACCAAGAAGATTATGACATCAAAGTAAATAATCGTATTTGGCCAACAGAGAAAGAAAAGTCTACAGGAGCTGCAGTTCAATGTAGAGGCTCAAATCCTGACTGGTGCTACACATACAGAGATATTTAG
- a CDS encoding lytic murein transglycosylase — protein MKKSIIFSLITVLLLSQNTSALTEADYPAQNIRLYSSKSSACTEAAGSVSAELSKNIPSDWGKIFSAAAEKFNVNPNFLAALYLTEQGNTWKPLNSQWASSPVGASGPMQFMPGTWSGHKQDGDGDGKADIMNPYDAVFAAAHLIQSMSTDKNTPLGDIGSPWKREPMTILYAAGAYNWGGGNIQNHTSDSSPLTDSPKETQNYLKNIYELFNSDFTKSGHPNYKDPAPSGEGGSENSSANVSNCANSGGVHAGSIVETAKGLINKDNPGTPSQAYIDARAKYNPEAGGDMNDCGKYVSTVMRASGADPDYPPAGTSIQRNYVINSSKYTIINTKSPSDLQPGDILVYSGSGSYGHTMIYIGDQGDGNVAVEASLGDHPPRYANIGRVQTQLGYSTNVVARLNK, from the coding sequence ATGAAAAAGTCTATTATATTCTCTCTGATTACAGTATTATTACTATCACAAAACACCTCAGCTTTAACAGAGGCCGATTATCCCGCTCAAAATATACGATTATACAGCTCAAAAAGTTCAGCTTGCACTGAAGCTGCAGGCTCAGTGTCAGCTGAACTGTCAAAAAATATCCCATCAGATTGGGGGAAGATTTTCTCGGCAGCAGCAGAAAAATTTAACGTTAACCCTAATTTTCTAGCAGCGCTATATCTAACAGAACAAGGAAACACCTGGAAGCCTCTTAATTCTCAGTGGGCGTCATCACCAGTCGGCGCGAGTGGCCCAATGCAGTTCATGCCCGGCACCTGGAGTGGACACAAACAAGACGGAGATGGTGACGGTAAAGCCGATATCATGAATCCATATGACGCTGTTTTTGCAGCTGCACATCTTATACAATCCATGAGCACCGACAAGAATACTCCACTAGGAGACATTGGAAGTCCATGGAAGAGGGAGCCTATGACAATTCTCTATGCAGCAGGCGCCTATAACTGGGGTGGAGGTAATATTCAAAACCACACATCCGACTCTAGTCCACTTACAGATTCCCCAAAAGAAACTCAAAATTATCTTAAAAATATCTACGAACTATTTAACAGTGACTTTACAAAATCAGGTCACCCAAATTACAAAGATCCGGCACCTTCAGGAGAAGGTGGTAGTGAAAATAGCTCAGCTAATGTGTCAAATTGCGCAAATAGTGGCGGCGTACATGCCGGAAGTATAGTAGAAACAGCAAAAGGGCTTATAAATAAAGACAACCCAGGTACACCCTCGCAGGCATATATAGATGCTCGTGCTAAATACAACCCTGAAGCCGGTGGCGATATGAATGACTGTGGAAAGTATGTATCTACTGTTATGCGTGCCAGTGGAGCTGACCCAGACTACCCACCAGCAGGCACCAGCATCCAAAGAAATTATGTAATAAATTCATCAAAATATACTATCATAAATACTAAATCTCCTAGTGATCTTCAGCCTGGTGATATATTAGTCTACAGCGGTTCGGGATCTTACGGGCACACAATGATATATATCGGAGATCAAGGAGATGGTAACGTTGCGGTAGAAGCATCTCTTGGAGATCATCCTCCTAGATACGCAAATATTGGTAGGGTACAGACTCAATTGGGATATTCAACTAACGTAGTAGCGAGGTTAAATAAATAA
- a CDS encoding M15 family metallopeptidase, which translates to MARVDYTTDSETDSRLNPAEQAQFDQIAAEVDSGSELSDRERDAINDLESQFNDNNSDLDPNQNDSASAAVNDQESSIPDNGFYEPSNDKKRNNLKSTLKLAKKSRGIIAIVGILLSIAATFSALLPLKLNSLLDNIDQQIGSVAHYSVEERLQYITTRWLAMRVMKEAYPGDEHIVFCKGGGILCSLTSTKYSVWFEKMLDAKFEKEGVNVKVVINSHGRSGLGGKASHFTIKNVNKDLDSVMKGVEKEVGHKEIRKRIKNDIKRVHGRNYLMRFISKRILYNKYGVKSFNIIPEKHVRAWKDFKAKIKSEFASRAIAKISPKLAAVLSCINGRDALGCAETLDKVKTKLDGDVEKKENALKEKPNDPKAKLDYEAAKSNKDTFSKLTDNLANGDGLIAKIINKELMKKFTTGSAIVGAIDMAAGFIGALDSGTLEVIGRAQVAQTYASFAYDEGISPVVVNDMMKTGDLQDIRYLELATSLFDGAESSPLYSEIQAGGLTSSILPILSGNSVSASGGIRTKCTVDGKEKVVTLDPGELVCPEKKVVQDYTAFTKNPAWQVLAAVASFWNNSIGAVIDVAGDIVSQITGPIVNFVTQLPGIKQVMDFSQDIMGTLVQWAISYIFNIPNVGIDAPGNNNYEALVGAQMVSTADSLENGKTESGSGIGGKLLSDNELAMIATKTEKEDKEDFEQQPMLAKIFDPNLKNSVANQMLAIMPIGKKSAINFLAKTPALLLSPLMPNNRASAATNRLAVMKSMGIPWYGYTDPEVLNADPNKYTAETCKTYDETRKKSLERDRSTGYVVPVYKTSDPCALEEVVAGILAERAGDTDSKYYIKDPGGGSGSSKSSTSTGKAVGEPELEEAQSGWGNHSNGEIPDSDLQSLSFSPESKMNKQAAAAMEEMNKAYKSDTGSNLSINEAYRDCATQIRYARELGAVAAPAPPCRSNHGWGLAADINVGGFNSPVYKWLEANAHKYGYVNPPWAKPGGSKPEAWHWEYARKV; encoded by the coding sequence ATGGCGCGAGTTGATTATACGACAGATTCCGAGACTGATAGCAGATTAAATCCTGCTGAACAGGCTCAATTTGATCAAATCGCAGCCGAGGTTGATAGCGGATCAGAACTAAGCGATCGGGAAAGAGACGCCATTAATGATCTTGAGTCTCAGTTTAATGATAATAATTCCGACCTCGACCCTAACCAAAATGATTCTGCCAGCGCTGCCGTTAATGACCAGGAATCTTCTATTCCTGACAACGGCTTTTATGAACCGTCCAATGACAAAAAACGAAATAATTTAAAATCTACCCTAAAGCTTGCAAAAAAAAGTAGAGGCATAATAGCTATAGTTGGTATTCTACTTTCCATAGCGGCTACTTTTTCGGCTCTTCTACCATTGAAATTAAATTCTTTACTAGACAATATAGATCAGCAAATCGGAAGTGTTGCTCATTATTCAGTAGAGGAGCGTTTGCAATATATAACCACACGCTGGTTAGCTATGAGAGTTATGAAAGAAGCTTACCCAGGGGACGAACATATAGTTTTCTGTAAGGGCGGCGGCATATTATGTTCACTAACTTCAACAAAATATTCTGTTTGGTTTGAAAAAATGCTTGATGCTAAATTTGAAAAAGAAGGCGTCAATGTAAAAGTAGTCATAAACTCTCACGGGCGTTCAGGCCTAGGAGGCAAGGCTTCTCATTTCACTATCAAAAACGTTAACAAAGACCTTGACAGTGTAATGAAAGGCGTAGAAAAAGAGGTTGGACATAAGGAAATAAGGAAAAGAATTAAGAATGATATAAAACGAGTGCACGGTCGTAACTATTTAATGCGCTTTATATCCAAACGTATTCTATATAATAAATATGGCGTAAAATCGTTTAATATTATACCCGAAAAACACGTTAGAGCATGGAAAGATTTTAAGGCGAAGATTAAGTCTGAATTCGCTTCTCGTGCCATCGCAAAAATATCACCAAAACTTGCCGCCGTCTTATCGTGTATTAATGGTAGAGATGCCTTAGGTTGTGCAGAAACACTCGATAAGGTTAAAACCAAACTAGATGGAGATGTAGAAAAAAAAGAGAATGCCCTTAAGGAAAAACCCAACGATCCTAAAGCAAAATTGGATTACGAAGCTGCTAAATCCAACAAAGATACTTTTAGTAAACTTACCGATAATCTAGCTAATGGCGACGGTCTTATTGCAAAAATAATAAACAAAGAGCTAATGAAAAAATTCACAACTGGTTCAGCTATCGTAGGAGCCATTGATATGGCTGCTGGCTTCATAGGCGCCCTAGATTCAGGTACTCTTGAAGTTATAGGACGAGCTCAAGTCGCCCAAACCTACGCCTCTTTCGCTTACGATGAAGGTATTAGTCCAGTTGTAGTAAATGACATGATGAAAACTGGAGACTTACAAGATATTCGATATTTAGAGCTTGCGACAAGCTTATTTGACGGGGCAGAATCATCACCGCTGTACAGTGAAATTCAGGCTGGCGGGCTCACATCATCCATACTTCCGATCCTATCCGGAAACAGCGTATCAGCATCTGGCGGAATACGAACTAAATGTACTGTTGACGGCAAAGAGAAGGTTGTTACGTTAGATCCAGGCGAACTTGTTTGTCCTGAGAAGAAAGTTGTCCAGGATTATACAGCATTTACCAAAAATCCAGCATGGCAAGTACTAGCCGCAGTAGCTAGCTTTTGGAATAATTCTATAGGAGCTGTAATTGACGTAGCTGGTGATATAGTATCTCAAATAACGGGACCTATTGTAAACTTTGTAACTCAATTACCTGGAATTAAGCAGGTAATGGACTTTTCGCAGGACATAATGGGCACCTTAGTGCAATGGGCGATTAGCTATATATTTAATATTCCAAACGTTGGCATTGACGCTCCAGGAAATAATAATTACGAAGCTCTAGTAGGCGCACAGATGGTCTCAACGGCGGATAGTCTAGAAAACGGCAAAACAGAGTCTGGGTCTGGTATCGGTGGTAAATTATTGAGCGATAATGAATTGGCGATGATAGCAACAAAAACAGAAAAGGAAGATAAGGAAGATTTTGAGCAACAGCCAATGCTAGCAAAGATATTTGATCCAAACTTAAAAAATTCAGTAGCAAATCAAATGCTTGCTATAATGCCAATCGGTAAAAAATCTGCCATTAATTTCTTAGCAAAAACACCAGCCTTATTATTGTCGCCATTAATGCCGAACAATCGAGCTTCAGCTGCTACTAATAGATTAGCCGTCATGAAATCTATGGGAATACCTTGGTATGGATATACGGATCCTGAAGTGCTAAATGCCGACCCAAACAAATATACTGCAGAAACCTGTAAGACATATGATGAAACTCGAAAGAAAAGCCTGGAAAGAGATAGAAGTACAGGGTATGTAGTTCCTGTTTACAAGACCTCCGATCCTTGCGCTTTAGAGGAGGTAGTAGCCGGCATACTAGCTGAAAGAGCTGGAGATACTGATAGTAAATACTACATTAAAGACCCTGGCGGTGGTAGTGGTAGTTCAAAATCTTCAACATCAACCGGTAAAGCCGTCGGAGAACCCGAACTGGAAGAGGCTCAATCAGGATGGGGTAATCATAGTAACGGCGAAATTCCAGATTCAGATCTACAATCTCTATCTTTTTCTCCTGAAAGCAAGATGAATAAACAGGCGGCAGCGGCTATGGAGGAAATGAACAAGGCCTACAAATCCGATACTGGCTCTAATTTATCTATTAATGAGGCTTACCGAGATTGCGCAACACAAATTAGGTACGCTCGAGAGTTGGGAGCTGTTGCTGCACCAGCTCCTCCTTGTAGATCAAATCACGGATGGGGTCTCGCTGCAGATATTAATGTCGGAGGCTTTAATTCTCCTGTATATAAATGGCTAGAAGCAAATGCGCATAAATACGGGTACGTTAATCCACCTTGGGCAAAACCTGGCGGCAGTAAGCCCGAGGCATGGCACTGGGAGTATGCAAGAAAGGTTTAG